One Panulirus ornatus isolate Po-2019 chromosome 16, ASM3632096v1, whole genome shotgun sequence genomic window carries:
- the LOC139754125 gene encoding glucose dehydrogenase [FAD, quinone]-like: MTKALRIIPVALLRLLLVAVVREAGYHTYDHSHHLETHYDFIVVGGGSAGCVMAARLAEVKEWKVLLLEAGGSPPPESYIPALNILLFQSDVDWNYHITPQKYSLKAYKNNAVPYPRGFAAGGSSTINSMIYVRGNRRDFDNWEAMGNPGWGYDEVLKYFKKSEDYRGTYTNETARYHGSGGPQVVEPKRWSTPVAKGFLKAGQQLGYDVIDPNGPEQIGFSLIDLTVRNGLRWSTADGYLKPAAETRPNLHVAFNAHVTKILFNEEKRAVGVSFQQGKKERRVMAQREVVLSAGTIASPQLLMLSGVGPANHLKYHNIPVVADLPGVGQNLQDHPAVAGLVWTVRRGASFSPLSLANPSNIHDFLHNTKGPLTSPTGTEANAWVMSAAGDPYWPDLQLALVSGTPALDYGLLSVQALGYKTEVFTDYYRPVMGLEGFSLIPLLSRPRSRGDITLHSSDPSQHPLINLNFFSHPDDVDDLVRGVKLALSVGDTPAMRLDHGAKFHKKVLKECSHEKPYTDKYWACSVRHLATTAFHPVGTCKMGPDSDPLAVVDHTLRLRGVGGVRVVDASIMPLIVTGNTNAATIMIAEKAADLVKQEWGVALPPL, from the exons ATGACTAAAGCGTTACGGATCATCCCCGTGGCACTACTCCGGCTGCTGCTGGTAGCGGTGGTGCGGGAGGCAGGATACCATACGTACGaccactcacaccacctcgaGACCCACTACGACTTCATAGTAG TGGGCGGAGGGTCAGCGGGCTGTGTGATGGCGGCTCGGCTGGCGGAGGTCAAAGAGTGGAAAGTTCTTCTGTTGGAGGCTGGAGGGTCGCCGCCCCCGGAGAGCTACATCCCAGCTCTTAACATTCTCCTGTTCCAGAGCGACGTCGACTGGAACTACCACATCACGCCACAgaaatattccctcaaggcctaCAAAAATAAT GCTGTGCCGTACCCGCGAGGATTTGCTGCGGGCGGCTCCTCCACCATCAACTCTATGATCTACGTCCGCGGCAACAGACGAGACTTCGACAACTGGGAGGCGATGGGCAACCCAGGCTGGGGCTACGACGAAGTCCTCAAGTACTTCAAGAAGTCCGAGGACTACAGAGGGACGTACACCAACGAGACAG CAAGGTACCATGGAAGTGGTGGGCCGCAAGTGGTGGAGCCCAAGCGATGGAGCACTCCTGTAGCCAAGGGCTTCCTGAAGGCGGGCCAACAGCTCGGCTACGACGTCATCGATCCAAATGGACCTGAGCAGATCG GTTTTTCTCTGATTGACCTTACGGTACGGAACGGTCTGCGATGGTCCACGGCCGATGGATACCTCAAGCCCGCGGCAGAGACGAGGCCCAACCTTCACGTCGCCTTCAACGCCCACGTCACCAAG ATTCTGttcaacgaggagaagagggcggTGGGCGTGAGCTTCCAGCAGGGGAAGAAG GAGCGGAGAGTGATGGCCCAGCGTGAAGTGGTGTTGTCAGCTGGTACCATCGCGAGCCCACAGCTGCTGATGTTGTCAGGCGTGGGGCCTGCCAACCACCTGAAGTACCACAAT aTCCCAGTGGTGGCAGACTTGCCTGGGGTTGGTCAGAACCTGCAGGATCACCCGGCCGTGGCTGGCTTAGTGTGGACGGTCAGAAGGGGCGCCTCCTTCAGTCCCTTGAGCCTCGCCAACCCCAGCAACATCCACGACTTCTTGCACAATACAAAAG GTCCTCTGACGTCACCGACGGGTACGGAGGCCAACGCTTGGGTAATGTCAGCAGCGGGGGATCCCTACTGGCCGGACCTGCAGCTAGCGTTAGTCAGCGGGACCCCGGCCCTGGACTACGGCCTTCTGAGCGTGCAGGCCCTCGGATACAAGACGGAG GTGTTCACGGACTACTACCGCCCCGTCATGGGGTTGGAGGGTTTCTCCCTGATCCCGTTGCTGAGCCGTCCCCGTAGCCGAGGAGACATCACCCTCCACTCCAGTGACCCTAGCCAACACCCGCTCATCAACCTCAACTTCTTCAGCCATCCTGATGACGTGGACGACTTGGTCAGAG GTGTCAAGCTAGCACTGTCGGTGGGCGATACACCAGCAATGCGGCTGGACCACGGCGCTAAGTTCCACAAGAAG GTACTGAAAGAGTGTAGCCACGAGAAACCATACACGGATAAGTACTGGGCGTGTTCCGTGCGTCACCTGGCCACCACGGCCTTCCACCCCGTCGGTACGTGCAAGATGGGCCCAGATTCCGACCCCTTGGCTGTCGTCGACCACACGCTCAG GTTGCGGGGCGTCGGAGGGGTGCGAGTGGTCGACGCGTCTATCATGCCCCTCATCGTCACCGGCAACACCAACGCCGCCACCATCATGATCGCTGAGAAGGCGGCCGACCTCGTCAAGCAGGAATGGGGAGTCGCTCTTCCTCCGCTGTGA